One Solanum lycopersicum chromosome 4, SLM_r2.1 DNA window includes the following coding sequences:
- the LOC138347867 gene encoding uncharacterized protein, which produces MGDNNEEIEIDDVVVAQPAAADKNELIMQLMQQIAEMRVEIQRMRDGSNPVSSSNPPRDGRPPLPPSNAEQVQNILSNPTQNPPTIDSTIPNPRHATTSYQAPQHPQNTNLQILHLPQNQNTDPQNFPQNYQAPQNTQNPSIVPPIPQSTTFQIPSSNEPYANCSKLDHYKEQEREWRSKEEVVKLNMKEEIRKAMKELHYISEVDGLSYKDLCIHPNLDLPEGFKVPKFVTFNGTGNPLAHLKVYCDQLVGVGKNEALLMRLFSRSLSGEALEWLTSQEPKQWKSWNALAKDFTGRFGHNIKDAPDRYYLEKIKQKSTENYREYAFRWRKEAARVQPPMSEREITEMFIRTQEPEYYERMLCMMGQKFVEIVKVGEALEDGFKTGKLTKFTALRSNGKFTTISDMDKSKGKVEEVSMITATHMKSASQKKYQNYNVNQEKFPRPKFRKAPKVFTPLRESQTQLYERLKAMGMLYPIEGRPANPLGKFYRADHRCAYHSGAVGHDMENCSTLKHKIQNMINNNLINIEENHLSG; this is translated from the coding sequence ATGGGGGACAACAATGAGGAGATTGAGATTGATGATGTTGTCGTGGCTCAACCCGCCGCcgctgataaaaatgaattgattatgcaGTTGATGCAACAGATTGCCGAAATGAGGGTCGAAATTCAAAGAATGCGAGATGGGTCTAATCCAGTTTCATCTTCCAACCCTCCAAGAGATGGAAGACCTCCACTCCCTCCCTCAAACGCGGAACAAGTTCAGAACATTCTCTCTAATCCCACTCAAAATCCTCCTACCATTGACTCAACTATCCCCAATCCCCGTCACGCCACCACATCGTATCAAGCACCACAACATCCACAAAATACTAACCTTCAAATCCTCCATCTccctcaaaaccaaaataccgATCCTCAAAATTTCCCCCAAAATTATCAAGCCCCTCAAAATACCCAGAATCCCTCCATTGTTCCACCCATACCTCAAAGCACTACTTTCCAAATCCCATCTTCAAATGAACCGTATGCCAACTGTTCCAAGCTTGATCACTATAAGGAACAGGAGAGAGAGTGGAGGTCAAAAGAAGAGGTAGTCAAGctgaatatgaaagaagagatCAGGAAAGCCATGAAGGAGTTGCACTATATTTCCGAAGTCGATGGATTGAGCTATAAGGATTTATGCATCCATCCGAATCTCGACCTCCCAGAAGGGTTCAAAGTGCCAAAGTTTGTCACTTTTAACGGAACAGGAAATCCTCTGGCACATCTGAAAGTTTATTGTGAtcaactcgtgggagttggcaaaaACGAAGCATTATTGATGCGTCTCTTCAGTCGAAGTTTAAGTGGAGAGGCACTGGAGTGGCTTACATCACAGGAGCCGAAACAATGGAAGAGTTGGAATGCACTCGCAAAGGATTTCACGGGAAGATTTGGGCATAACATAAAAGATGCCCCAGATCGCTACTACTTGGAGAAGATCAAACAGAAGTCTACAGAAAATTATCGAGAGTACGCTTTTCGTTGGAGAAAAGAGGCCGCGAGAGTTCAACCTCCAATGTCCGAGCGTGAGATCACCGAAATGTTCATTCGTACTCAAGAGCCTGAGtactatgaaagaatgttgtgtatGATGGGACAAAAGTTTGTCGAGATTGTCAAAGTGGGAGAAGCTCTGGAAGATGGTTTCAAGACTGGAAAGCTCACCAAATTTACCGCATTGCGATCTAATGGAAAATTCACTACAATTAGTGATAtggataaatcaaaaggaaaagtgGAGGAGGTAAGTATGATCACGGCTACTCATATGAAGTCAGCTTCTCAAAAGAAATACCAAAACTATAATGTCAATCAGGAAAAATTTCCTCGCCCAAAGTTCAGAAAGGCTCCTAAAGTATTTACGCCATTAAGGGAgtctcaaactcaactttatgaaaggttgaaagCAATGGGTATGCTCTATCCTATAGAAGGAAGACCAGCCAAtcctttgggaaaattttacaGAGCTGACCacagatgtgcttatcattcaggaGCCGTTGGACACGACATGGAGAATTGTTCAACTCTGAagcacaaaatacaaaatatgatcaacaacaacttgatcaatattgaggaaAACCACCTGAGTGGATGA